The following proteins are co-located in the Macadamia integrifolia cultivar HAES 741 chromosome 3, SCU_Mint_v3, whole genome shotgun sequence genome:
- the LOC122074036 gene encoding polypyrimidine tract-binding protein homolog 3-like isoform X2 has protein sequence MTEPSKVIHIRNVGHEISENDLLQLVQPFGVVAKLVMLRAKNQALLQMQDVASAVSALQYYTNVQPSVRGRNVYIQFSSHQELTTMDQNVQGRKGDQDSQPNRILLVTIQHLLYPITVEVLHQVFSPHGFVEKIVTFQKSAGSQALIQYQSRLSAVSARNALQGRNIYDGCCTLDIQFSNLSELQVNYNNERSRDFTNPSLPSEQKGRSSQPGYGDAGGMYALQPGAGAVAFPQMGNAAAIAAAFGGGLPPGISGTNDRCTILVSNLNTDRIDEDKLFNLFSIYGNIVRIKFLRNKPDHALVQMGDGFQAELAVHFLKGAMLFGKRLEVNFSKHANITSAPDTHEYVNSNLNRFNRNAAKNYRYCCSPTKMIHLSTIPQDITEDEIISHLEEHGNIVNTKLFEGNGKKQALVLFETEEQATEALVCKHASTIDGSVIRISFSQLQTI, from the exons ATGACAGAGCCTTCAAAAGTCATCCACATCCGCAATGTGGGACACGAAATTTCTGAG AACGATCTCCTTCAGTTGGTCCAGCCTTTTGGTGTTGTCGCTAAGCTAGTCATGTTGCGTGCTAAAAATCAG GCCCTGCTCCAGATGCAGGATGTAGCCTCAGCTGTGAGTGCATTGCAATACTACACAAATGTGCAGCCGAGCGTCAG GGGGAGAAATGTGTACATTCAATTCTCATCACATCAAGAACTCACTACAATGGATCAAAATGTTCAAGGACGCAAAGGGGACCAG GATTCACAACCCAACCGAATTCTCTTAGTTACAATCCAGCACCTGCTCTATCCTATAACGGTGGAAGTGCTGCATCAAGTATTTTCTCCTCATGGGTTTGTGGAAAAGATCGTGACATTTCAGAAGTCTGCTG GTTCTCAAGCTCTTATCCAGTATCAGTCACGCCTGAGTGCGGTTTCAGCAAGAAATGCTCTCCAA GGTCGTAATATTTATGATGGTTGCTGTACGCTGGATATTCAATTTTCAAA CCTAAGTGAGTTACAAGTGAACTACAATAATGAACGGTCAAG GGATTTCACAAACCCATCTTTGCCTTCAGAACAGAAAGGCAGATCCTCACAA CCTGGATATGGTGATGCGGGGGGCATGTATGCCCTTCAACCTGGAGCTGGGGCAG TTGCATTTCCACAG ATGGGCAATGCTGCAGCAATAGCAGCTGCATTTGGTGGGGGGTTGCCTCCTGGAATAAGTGGTACTAATGATAGGTGCACAATCCTGGTCTCTAATCTAAATACTGAT AGAATCGATGAAGATAAACTCTTCAACCTTTTCTCCATCTACGGGAACATTGTGAGAATTAAATTTCTCCGCAACAAACCGGATCATGCACTTGTTCAGATGGGTGATGGGTTCCAGGCTGAATTGGCTGTACACTTCTTGAAG GGAGCCATGCTGTTTGGAAAGAGATTGGAGGTGAACTTCTCGAAGCATGCAAACATTACGTCAGCCCCTGACACTCACGAATATGTGAACTCAAACCTCAATCGCTTCAACAGAAATGCTGCAAAGAACTACCGCTACTGCTGCTCTCCCACCAAGATGATCCACTTGTCCACTATTCCCCAGGACATTACGGAGGATGAGATCATTTCTCACCTAGAGGAGCATGGAAACATTGTAAACACCAAACTGTTCGAGGGGAATGGAAAGAAGCAGGCCCTTGTTCTGTTTGAGACAGAGGAGCAAGCTACAGAGGCGCTTGTATGTAAGCACGCCAGCACCATTGATGGGTCGGTCATCCGGATCTCCTTCTCCCAGTTGCAAACAATCTAA
- the LOC122074036 gene encoding polypyrimidine tract-binding protein homolog 3-like isoform X1: MTEPSKVIHIRNVGHEISENDLLQLVQPFGVVAKLVMLRAKNQALLQMQDVASAVSALQYYTNVQPSVRGRNVYIQFSSHQELTTMDQNVQGRKGDQDSQPNRILLVTIQHLLYPITVEVLHQVFSPHGFVEKIVTFQKSAGSQALIQYQSRLSAVSARNALQGRNIYDGCCTLDIQFSNLSELQVNYNNERSRDFTNPSLPSEQKGRSSQQPGYGDAGGMYALQPGAGAVAFPQMGNAAAIAAAFGGGLPPGISGTNDRCTILVSNLNTDRIDEDKLFNLFSIYGNIVRIKFLRNKPDHALVQMGDGFQAELAVHFLKGAMLFGKRLEVNFSKHANITSAPDTHEYVNSNLNRFNRNAAKNYRYCCSPTKMIHLSTIPQDITEDEIISHLEEHGNIVNTKLFEGNGKKQALVLFETEEQATEALVCKHASTIDGSVIRISFSQLQTI, translated from the exons ATGACAGAGCCTTCAAAAGTCATCCACATCCGCAATGTGGGACACGAAATTTCTGAG AACGATCTCCTTCAGTTGGTCCAGCCTTTTGGTGTTGTCGCTAAGCTAGTCATGTTGCGTGCTAAAAATCAG GCCCTGCTCCAGATGCAGGATGTAGCCTCAGCTGTGAGTGCATTGCAATACTACACAAATGTGCAGCCGAGCGTCAG GGGGAGAAATGTGTACATTCAATTCTCATCACATCAAGAACTCACTACAATGGATCAAAATGTTCAAGGACGCAAAGGGGACCAG GATTCACAACCCAACCGAATTCTCTTAGTTACAATCCAGCACCTGCTCTATCCTATAACGGTGGAAGTGCTGCATCAAGTATTTTCTCCTCATGGGTTTGTGGAAAAGATCGTGACATTTCAGAAGTCTGCTG GTTCTCAAGCTCTTATCCAGTATCAGTCACGCCTGAGTGCGGTTTCAGCAAGAAATGCTCTCCAA GGTCGTAATATTTATGATGGTTGCTGTACGCTGGATATTCAATTTTCAAA CCTAAGTGAGTTACAAGTGAACTACAATAATGAACGGTCAAG GGATTTCACAAACCCATCTTTGCCTTCAGAACAGAAAGGCAGATCCTCACAA CAGCCTGGATATGGTGATGCGGGGGGCATGTATGCCCTTCAACCTGGAGCTGGGGCAG TTGCATTTCCACAG ATGGGCAATGCTGCAGCAATAGCAGCTGCATTTGGTGGGGGGTTGCCTCCTGGAATAAGTGGTACTAATGATAGGTGCACAATCCTGGTCTCTAATCTAAATACTGAT AGAATCGATGAAGATAAACTCTTCAACCTTTTCTCCATCTACGGGAACATTGTGAGAATTAAATTTCTCCGCAACAAACCGGATCATGCACTTGTTCAGATGGGTGATGGGTTCCAGGCTGAATTGGCTGTACACTTCTTGAAG GGAGCCATGCTGTTTGGAAAGAGATTGGAGGTGAACTTCTCGAAGCATGCAAACATTACGTCAGCCCCTGACACTCACGAATATGTGAACTCAAACCTCAATCGCTTCAACAGAAATGCTGCAAAGAACTACCGCTACTGCTGCTCTCCCACCAAGATGATCCACTTGTCCACTATTCCCCAGGACATTACGGAGGATGAGATCATTTCTCACCTAGAGGAGCATGGAAACATTGTAAACACCAAACTGTTCGAGGGGAATGGAAAGAAGCAGGCCCTTGTTCTGTTTGAGACAGAGGAGCAAGCTACAGAGGCGCTTGTATGTAAGCACGCCAGCACCATTGATGGGTCGGTCATCCGGATCTCCTTCTCCCAGTTGCAAACAATCTAA